A stretch of Planococcus citri chromosome 5, ihPlaCitr1.1, whole genome shotgun sequence DNA encodes these proteins:
- the LOC135847559 gene encoding uncharacterized protein LOC135847559: MRSKQQMKVMIMGFDVTFKSVLFFGAIVVIGFPPGYASTSTSSLSTPAPLKDSSNNNSPPYSMLHLLSPGTQNYEVNTECVPIRPSFVIDSLPKILSLDIFSQADPFNYFLTRTKKLTDDEVRRIHYEVHFALKMKKLHQCYTPFAKLLYSFSLCWVFLLNAKPFIKEIKIQRSANIDGFNSLPNEVSSSSELSELFSSDIFSDPEPPLSLFTKILNMQERTVVNSKNQLQNFMQKWADKKIIPFPRVYISYADAVFRFLRTESVLENLKLDLDEIKRIMNNSIQDYNHNDPDE; this comes from the exons ATGAGAAGCAAGCAGCAGATGAAAGTTATGATCATGGGATTCGATGTTACATTCAAATCTGTACTTTTCTTCGGAGCA ATTGTGGTGATTGGTTTCCCACCTGGATATGCTTCAACTTCCACTTCGTCACTTTCGACACCTGCTCCTCTGAAAGACTCCTCCAATAATAACTCTCCACCGTATTCAATGTTGCACTTACTTTCCCCTGGAACTCAAAATTATGAAGTAAACACAGAATGTGTTCCAATACGTCCCAGTTTCGTAATAGATTCGTTACCAAAAATTCTATCGTTAGATATATTCTCGCAAGCCGATCCTTTTAATTACTTTCTCACCAGAACAAAGAAATTAACTGATGATGAAGTTCGAAGAATTCATTATGAAGTgcattttgctttaaaaatgaaaaaacttcacCAGTGCTACACGCCGTTCGCTAAATTACTATACTCGTTTTCACTATGTTGGGTCTTTCTTTTGAATGCTAAACCATTCatcaaagaaattaaaattcagcgtTCTGCAAACATCGATGGTTTCAATTCTCTTCCTAACGAGGTCTCTTCGTCGTCCGAATTATCTGAGCTGTTTTCTTCCGATATTTTTTCCGATCCTGAACCTCCTCTAAGTCTGTTTACCAAGATATTGAATATGCAAGAGAGAACAGTTGTCAACTCGAAGAACCAGTTACAAAATTTCATGCAGAAGTGGGCGGATaagaaaattattccatttcctCGGGTATACATTTCGTATGCTGATgctgtttttagatttttgcgTACTGAATccgttcttgaaaatttgaaactagaTTTGGATGAAATTAAACGTATAATGAATAATTCTATTCAAGATTATAATCATAATGATCCAGATGAATGA